In Archocentrus centrarchus isolate MPI-CPG fArcCen1 chromosome 1, fArcCen1, whole genome shotgun sequence, the following proteins share a genomic window:
- the LOC115785782 gene encoding LOW QUALITY PROTEIN: group XIIB secretory phospholipase A2-like protein (The sequence of the model RefSeq protein was modified relative to this genomic sequence to represent the inferred CDS: substituted 1 base at 1 genomic stop codon) gives MTRWAPLLASVLLLLLGLFTHSAVSQEAGDPTAAPPPPPPQGQAADSTQGEDGDGDWGMGSLRGSFEAVSGXFDSMLEFMGGRDGVCQYRCRYGKAPVPRPGYQMPEPDGCSSYFFGLPVPEGMDMGIPAMTKCCNQLDMCYDTCGSNKYRCDSKFRWCLHSICSDLKKSLGFVSKVEACETVADTFFNTVWTLGCRPYMNSQRAACYCPGEEKDEL, from the exons ATGACCCGCTGGGCTCCTCTTCTTGCTTCcgtcctgctgctcctgctgggcCTGTTCACCCACAGTGCTGTCAGTCAGGAGGCCGGAGACCCAACAGCTGCACCACCGCCGCCACCACCTCAGGGCCAAGCTGCCGACAGCACACAGGGGGAGGATGGAGACGGGGACTGGGGAATGGGGTCCCTCCGAGGCAGCTTTGAGGCCGTCAGCGGATAATTTGACTCCATGCTGGAGTTCATGGGCGGACGTGACGGAGTGTGCCAGTACCGCTGCAGATATG GTAAAGCTCCTGTTCCTCGTCCTGGCTACCAGATGCCTGAACCCGATGGATGTAGCTCCTATTTCTTTGGCCTTCCAGTTCCAGAAGGG ATGGACATGGGCATCCCCGCCATGACCAAGTGCTGTAATCAGCTGGACATGTGTTACGACACCTGCGGCTCCAACAAGTATCGCTGCGACTCCAAGTTCCGCTGGTGCCTCCACAGCATCTGCTCGGATCTGAAGAAGAGCCTCGGCTTTGTGTCAAAAGTGGAAG CGTGTGAAACTGTAGCAGACACCTTCTTCAACACAGTGTGGACTTTAGGCTGCAGACCGTACATGAACAGCCAGAGAGCAGCCTGCTACTGTCCAGGAGAGGAGAAGGACGAACTTTAG
- the LOC115787770 gene encoding integrin alpha-L-like, with the protein MIDYHQQMLKEMTTNTVDLVFLFDGSASMTEAEFNKNKDFIVEIMDSLKNTSIKFAAVQFSRTVNKVFDFNDYEAGSALEKLKNEKHLKSLTNTHRALEFVMNEILENPAAGATPDATKVLVLITDGDPSDVDRTGIIKKYDDKNIIRLVIGIGDAKLDKFRAIASEPKDKNAFKIENYDGLTEVLENFQKKIFVIEGSKVARAGDMTDEMSQSGFSAVFNKVCGPRVVSKSSDSSYLNTVCHKITSLQQSSSFPPAAEEHTNNSVDLVFLFDGSASMTQAEFNKNKDFIVEIMDSLKNTSIKFAAVQFSRTVNKVFDFNDYEAGSALEKLKDEKHLRSHTNTHKALEFVMNEILENPAAGATPDATKVLVLITDGDPSDVDRTGIIKKYDDKNIIRLVIGIKDAKLDKFRAIASEPKDKNAFKIENYDGLTEVLQNVNKASDLEVCRSTRVRDTTDESSQSGFSAVFRKDTLIVGSVGSNSWRSSLHKHREEMQVDSYLGNSISVGEKNGVPLYFNGAPVFEHTGQIVLFRHQCKYWTAVQRISGDQIGSYFGAELHSFDVDSDGNTDFLLVGAPLFHLPLEMKEGRIYIYSLTEKMLLERNQDVTAPSTGRFGTTISSLADLNGDGLRDVAVGAPLEDGNSGVVYIYHGHRQRGITSTFSQRIVGININSELRFFGKAIVGDLGEDGLPSVVVGSHDAAVVLRSKPVFNVLPRLSFDPEERSTETLDCLSPDTNVPLVSITVCFEMVEATKRKAGAVSSALNIKYMLRVTSQTSQKSFIQTLELRDESTCFNYPINITNFVEDTSSPLRIRLNFFQPDSESATAVLNVDADREAVLEVPFKNKC; encoded by the exons ATGATTGACTATCATCAGCAAATGTTAAaag AAATGACCACAAACACAGTGGACCTCGTCTTTCTGTTTGATGGATCAGCGAGTATGACCGAAGCAgaattcaataaaaataaagacttcATTGTGGAGATAATGGACAGCCTAAAGAACACATCAATCAAG TTTGCAGCAGTTCAGTTCTCCAGAACAGTCAACAAAGTGTTTGACTTCAATGACTATGAAGCTGGAAGTGCGCTGGAAAAACTCAAGaatgaaaagcatttaaaaagtctcaccaacacacacagagccctcGAATTTGTGAT gAATGAAATCTTGGAAAACCCAGCTGCAGGCGCCACTCCTGATGCAACTAAAGTTCTGGTTCTTATCACAGACGGAGATCCCAGTGATGTAGACAGAACTGGgatcattaaaaaatatgatgataaaaatataattcGCCTTGTCATTGGG ATCGGGGATGCAAAGCTGGATAAATTTAGGGCCATCGCTTCAGAACCAAAGGACAAAAACGCCTTCAAAATTGAGAACTACGATGGACTCACAGAAGTCCTGGAGAATTTTCAGAAAAAGATCTTTGTCATAGAAG GCTCCAAAGTGGCTCGGGCAGGAGACATGACTGACGAAATGTCTCAGAGTGGATTCAGTGCTGTTTTCAACAAG GTTTGCGGTCCACGTGTAGTCAGCAAATCTTCTGACAGCTCCTACCTGAATACTGTCTGTCACAAGATCACAAGTCTTCAACAAAgctcctcctttcctcctgctgctgaaG aacACACAAATAATTCAGTGGACCTCGTCTTTCTGTTTGATGGATCAGCGAGTATGACCCAAGCAgaattcaataaaaataaagacttcATTGTGGAGATAATGGACAGCCTAAAGAACACATCAATCAAG TTTGCAGCAGTTCAGTTCTCCAGAACAGTCAACAAAGTGTTTGACTTCAATGACTATGAAGCTGGAAGTGCGCTGGAAAAACTCAAGGATGAAAAGCATTTAAGAAGTCAtaccaacacacacaaagccctCGAATTTGTGAT gAATGAAATCTTGGAAAACCCAGCTGCAGGCGCCACTCCTGATGCAACTAAAGTTCTGGTTCTTATCACAGACGGAGATCCCAGTGATGTAGACAGAACTGGgatcattaaaaaatatgatgataaaaatataattcGCCTTGTCATTGGG ATCAAGGATGCAAAGCTGGATAAATTTAGGGCCATCGCTTCAGAACCAAAGGACAAAAACGCCTTCAAAATTGAGAACTACGATGGACTCACAGAAGTCCTGCAAAATGTTAATAAGGCATCTGATTTGGAAG TCTGCAGGAGTACTCGGGTCAGAGACACGACTGATGAGTCGTCTCAGAGTGGATTCAGTGCTGTTTTCAGAAAG GATACCCTGATCGTGGGTTCAGTGGGATCAAACAGCTGGCGTAGTTCTCTCCATAAACATCGAGAAGAAATGCAGGTGGATTCTTACCTGG GAAATTCCATTTCTGTTGGGGAGAAAAATGGCGTTCCTTTGTATTTCAATGGTGCACCAGTGTTTGAGCACACAGGACAGATCGTACTTTTCAGACACCAGTGCAAATACTGGACCGCAGTACAAAGAATAAGTGGAGATCAG ATCGGTTCTTACTTTGGTGCTGAGCTGCACTCATTCGATGTTGATTCAGACGGTAACACTGATTTCCTGCTGGTGGGAGCTCCACTGTTTCATCTGCCTCTTGAAATGAAAGAAGGCCGGATCTACATCTACTCTCTGACTGAAAAG ATGCTACTGGAAAGGAACCAGGATGTGACGGCACCATCCACGGGTAGATTTGGCACCACCATATCCAGCCTTGCAGACCTGAATGGAGATGGCCTCCGAGACGTTGCTGTTGGAGCCCCCCTTGAGGATGGCAACAGTGGGGTTGTGTATATCTACCATGGTCACAGGCAGAGAGGGATAACCAGCACTTTCAGCCAG AGAATTGTGGGAATCAATATAAATTCTGAGCTGCGATTCTTTGGGAAGGCCATCGTTGGGGACCTCGGGGAGGATGGACTCCCGAGTGTTGTGGTTGGGTCACATGATGCAGCCGTTGTACTCAG GTCCAAGCCGGTCTTTAATGTCCTGCCTCGTCTGTCATTTGACCCTGAGGAGAGAAGCACTGAGACACTTGACTGCCTGAGTCCAGATACAAATGTGCCTTTGGTTTCAATAACAGTGTGCTTTGAAATGGTAGAAGCAACAAAAAGGAAAGCGG GGGCAGTGAGCTCAGCGTTGAACATCAAGTACATGCTTCGTGTGACGAGTCAAACAAGTCAGAAGAGCTTCATTCAAACCTTAGAGCTGAGAGATGAAAGCACCTGCTTCAACTACCCCATAAACATAACA AATTTTGTGGAAGACACATCATCTCCTCTCAGGATCAGACTGAACTTCTTTCAACCCGACAGCGAGAGCGCGACCGCCGTCCTGAACGTGGACGCGGACAGAGAGGCTGTGCTTGAG Gttccctttaaaaataaatgctga
- the LOC115783316 gene encoding uncharacterized protein LOC115783316, which yields MAFAQLFSSLSAVQEDVRSARQPAVTLRSDTDGGGRGGRRGRKRKTSCELIGSSRKKPCVQHQRTPTPDNFKDNNTKTNERHTQNTDGGRGLNGFSGRGRKSQRQQLKKKLDGQKDPHQDKDRGSRRPTLRRGGRGGKHNGDRRDSQVKPRSMTQEFKDQNALLVDGRLLCRHFLRGRCIKADECQLEHIQGYNDLLKEVCKFYVQGFCAKGSSCPYMHQSFPCKFFHRKGKCTQKEDCRFSHEPLTDITEKLLDEALKRESDLYELARKAEQESSGQPAKKEEPEVMEPNGTLNVLEEPVRPNFYNSTEASTETETSLHQTEETPKITDEAAPPRASDTAQPHSPSSTSISHPEPVCYSVEAVLGPQLYRPFPSFCNSPKTKESTSLTVPETTFKATSGSMTQNEVPYSVDAVLRSFRSVENSAFDQRPAPPSMNTKEIPDPVLRPQHQIKKVSLRNRQEPNKSQDKVYKSLPSVQVTTSLISSPDLSCFSGNQKQYGDIPESLKTAPTAFHQVKLERLHPPVNVENFPSSKSKVDVKESTRLPADNARPHKHPTQVKPHPSVGVTEVKSRTAAPVEPAANSTETSDAANFAVHHFAAKQLAEISQYPRKTQSVLKGGAQKPCSTKMSPQCSGETATCGHFTGGCKETQKISCLFANPVTASVRPAPDSVRTAQSADFTREERHVKTEAAPVKSSATSFLSLFATPLTETLSTPSCCQVSAENTFHLATERVSNLVLTPLCQVQTDAKQTSHSPTSLKCSTTSKTEPHPAEHPADPSSSIVQESLKETPSGPVPRGSSPPKTPAQEQLPDDPTPRRASKNSVLKSLFLNLSPYHEDGEQQDRIEISARPESRTNNKDSVGSVFGKPHEQRKQRTSSGRSAVKAAAHSEDRPSFQTPQNSSEVTGGPALGSPGVTEPQVRNSGMPNFPPESATRQISRD from the exons ATGGCGTTTGCGCAGCTGTTCTCGAGCCTGTCCGCTGTGCAGGAGGACGTGAGGAGTGCGCGTCAGCCTGCCGTCACTCTGCG cagtgacactgacggaggaggaaggggaggaagaagaggcaGGAAGAGGAAAACATCGTGCGAGCTGATTGGATCTTCCAGAAAG aagCCATGCGTCCAACATCAGAGAACCCCAACTCCTGATAACTTCAAAGATAATAACACAAAGACGAATGAACGCCATACGCAGAACACAGATGGTGGACGAGGACTTAATGGCTTCAGCGGCAGAGGCCGTAAATCTCAGAGGCAGCAGCTCAAAAAGAAGCTGGATGGACAGAAAGATCCTCATCAGGACAAGGATCGAGGGAGCAGAAGACCGACgttgaggagaggaggaagaggcggTAAACATAATGGTGACAGACGG GACTCTCAAGTGAAGCCGAGGTCCATGACTCAGGAGTTCAAGGACCAGAACGCGTTGTTGGTGGACGGACGGTTACTTTGTCGGCATTTTCTTCGGGGACGATGCATCAAG GCTGACGAGTGCCAGCTGGAGCATATTCAGGGTTACAACGATCTCCTCAAAGAAGTCTGTAAATTTTACGTCCAAGGCTTCTGTGCAAAAGGCAGCAGCTGTCCGTACATGCACC AGTCCTTTCCCTGCAAGTTTTTCCATAGAAAGGGAAAGTGCACCCAAAAAGAAGATTGCAGGTTTTCCCACGAGCCgctcactgacatcactgaaAAACTGCTGGATGAG GCATTAAAACGGGAAAGTGACCTCTATGAACTTGCAAGAAAAGCTGAACAGGAGTCTTCGGGACAGCCGGCGAAGAAAGAGGAGCCAGAAGTGATGGAACCAAACGGGACCCTTAATGTTCTCGAAGAACCCGTCAG gccCAACTTTTACAACAGCACAGAAGCATCTACTGAGACAGAAACCTCCTTACACCAGACAGAAGAAACACCCAAGATCACAGATGAAGCTGCCCCCCCGCGTGCATCAGACACTGCCCAGCCTCACAGCCCTTCATCGACCAGCATCAGCCACCCGGAGCCAGTTTGTTATTCAGTGGAAGCTGTGCTTGGACCTCAGCTATACAGACCTTTCCCTAGTTTTTGTAATAGTCCTAAAACTAAAGAGTCTACATCTCTTACTGTCCCAGAGACCACTTTCAAGGCCACTTCGGGCTCCATGACCCAAAATGAAGTTCCCTACTCCGTTGATGCAGTCCTCAGGTCCTTTAGGTCAGTGGAAAATTCAGCCTTTGACCAAAGACCTGCCCCTCCAAGCATGAACACTAAGGAAATCCCGGATCCTGTGTTAAGACCACAACACCAAATAAAAAAAGTCTCACTCAGGAACAGACAAGAACCAAACAAATCCCAAGACAAAGTGTACAAGAGCCTGCCTTCCGTCCAGGTGACCACCAGCCTGATTTCTAGCCCTGATCTTTCTTGTTTCTCTGGTAATCAGAAGCAATATGGAGATATACCAGAGTCCCTGAAAACTGCTCCAACAGCTTTTCATCAGGTTAAACTGGAGCGCCTGCATCCTCCTGTCAATGTAGAAAACTTTCCATCCTCCAAAAGCAAAGTAGATGTGAAGGAAAGCACACGGCTTCCTGCAGATAATGCACGTCCTCACAAACATCCCACACAGGTGAAGCCACATCCCTCTGTAGGTGTCACAGAGGTTAAAAGCAGAACTGCTGCTCCTGTTGAACCTGCAGCTAACTCCACTGAGACGAGTGATGCTGCAAACTTTGCTGTTCATCATTTtgcagcaaagcagcttgcTGAGATCTCCCAGTACCCCAGAAAGACACAGTCTGTCCTCAAAGGTGGTGCACAGAAGCCCTGTTCTACTAAAATGTCCCCACAGTGCAGCGGGGAAACTGCAACTTGTGGCCATTTTACAGGTGGATGTAAAGAGACTCAGAAAATTAGTTGCCTTTTTGCAAACCCAGTCACTGCGAGTGTGAGACCAGCACCAGACTCTGTGAGAACCGCACAGTCTGCAGATTTCACAAGGGAAGAAAGACACGTTAAAACCGAAGCTGCACCTGTAAAATCCTCTGCTACTTCCTTCCTCAGCCTCTTTGCAACCCCACTCACTGAGACTTTGAGTACTCCTTCCTGCTGTCAGGTGTCAGCTGAGAATACTTTTCATTTAGCCACAGAAAGAGTTTCTAATTTAGTACTGACTCCTTTATGTCAGGTCCAAACTGATGCCAAGCAAACCTCTCACAGTCCAACATCTCTGAAATGCTCCACAACTTCTAAAACTGAACCACATCCTGCAGAGCATCCGGCAGATCCTTCTTCTAGCATCGTGCAAGAGTCACTCAAGGAGACGCCCTCCGGTCCAGTTCCTCGTGGTTCGAGTCCACCCAAAACTCCGGCTCAGGAGCAACTGCCTGATGATCCAACCCCCAGAA GGGCCTCTAAGAATTCAGTCCTGAAATCCCTGTTTCTGAACCTGAGTCCATACCACGAGGATGGAGAGCAGCAGGACCGTATTGAGATCAGTGCCCGTCCAG AAAGCAGAACCAACAATAAAGACAGCGTGGGGTCCGTCTTTGGAAAACCGCATGAACAACGGAAACAACGG ACTTCCAGCGGTCGGTCTGCTGTGAAGGCAGCTGCACACTCAGAGGACCGGCCTTCATTTCAGACTCCTCAGAACTCCTCCGAGGTCACAGGTGGGCCGGCCCTCGGCAGTCCAGGTGTGACTGAACCTCAGGTGAGAAACTCTGGGATGCCCAACTTTCCACCGGAATCAGCGACCCGTCAGATCAGCCGTGACTGA